GTCATCAGTCCGTGTCTTCTGCAGTCGGTAAAATTGTGGTTGGCAATTTAATGATGAGTTTTGAAAACGATGCAGCATTAATTCCAATATCCAACGGGAATGTCTGGATGGCCTGGATTGGTGTATTAGCTACTTTGCCGTTGATTTTCCTCGGAAGCCACAGCATATTCTGGTTATTGGAAAAATATCATGTCATCGTATATATCGGTTCTGTCATCTTGTTCAAAATCGGAATGGACTTAGTGTTTACATATGCATATATCAACACATTCGCTGCACTCGGTTCATGGTTCTTGACAGGGCTATTCGCACTATTTGTCGTATACAAATATGCAAAGGCAAGATCCGCGGCTTAAATCCCTTCCTTTCAGAAATCATTGACCCCCCACAGGGATAAGTCTCTCTAGACGCTGAAGCGCCAAGTTCGGCTTGATTCACTGGTACGTTTTCGGCGAATATGATACTATGTTCCCATACTTTGTATGTATCAAAAAAGATTTGGCAGAACGGAGGGATCATTTGTGGGACCCATTGAGATGCATGAAGTGCAAGCGGCTCTCGACCGCTTTGCCAATCAAGAACTGTACTTACATCTTGAAACAACCGCCGGCGCTTATGCGGCACATCGAAATGAAAAGGCATTGCAAGTGGGAGCCTATATTCGGAATGGGCGCATTCGCTATGAACGCGGTGTAATCACAGGTGGCGGCCCTTATCGAATAGGTTTGAAAATTGAGCTGGGATGGGTATATGCAGAAGGTTTGACAGATTGGGAAATCGATGCACAAGGCCGTATTTTATTGGCTGGCCATGACCAAGACGGCCGACTTGCCGTTGCATTGGAATTAAGCCCCAATCCATTTGCCATCTGAATGGCCGTCTGAAAGGAGGAATTGACATGGAACGCCATGTGCTTGTTGTCCTGCCACATCCGGACGACGAATCCTTTGGTTGCGGGGGAGCAATCGCCTTACATACAAATGCCGGCACACCTGTCACATACGCATGTGGAACACTGGGTGAAATGGGCCGGAATATGGGGCGTCCTTTTTTTGCCACGCGGGAATCCCTTCCCAAGATCCGTGAAAAAGAATTGCGAAATGCCTGTGATGCATTGGCTGTCCGCGATTTGCGGTTGATGGGGTTGCGGGATAAAACGGTTGAATTCGAAGATCCGGAGCGCTTGGCAGATCGAATCGAAGCATTTATCAAAGAATTGCAGCCTTCCTTGATTCTTACGTTTTATCCGGGACATGCCGTCCATCCAGACCATGACGCCATGGGTGCAGCAACCATCCGTGCGGTTGCCAGATTTGCAAAGGAAAACCGCCCTGTCGTCCATTGTATGGCAATCACCAAAAACCGTGAAACGATACTCGGAAAACCGGATGTCACCATCGATATCAGCGCTGTCCGCGAACAGAAACTCAATGCTATCAAGGCACATCGCTCACAAACGGAAGCGCTTTTCGCCAATTGGGAAGAAGAAAAAAAGAAAAACCCGGATTATATCAAACGAATGGAACAGAATTGGCAAAAAGAAGTATACTGGACCTATTCATTTGAAAATTAAACGAAACCATCGAAACACACAATAACACAAAATAGCATTATTTCAGCCGTCGTACCAAGTATAAATTTAGTGCTTGGAAGGCGGCTTTTTTCTTTCGAATGTATAGATTTTACGCAATGATGAACACTATATATGTCGCAAAGGAGGAATTCATATCAATAAATTCGCACTGACGCTCGTTGTCATTGGCGCTCTCAACTGGCTGCTCGTCGGACTTTTCCAATTTGACCTGGTTGCGGCCATTTTCGGAGGTCAGACAGCTGTACTGAGCCGAATTATCTATACTTTGATCGGACTATCAGGTATCTGGTGTATTTCCCTGCTCTTTCGGGAGCGAATCACGCCATAGCATGCATCGTTCCCGCTACATCCCTTTGTGCATCACCCTTTGCAAAAAAACCCGATTCAAAATGAGCCGGGTTTTTTCATGCATCTTATCATCTTTATTTTGAACAATGTTCCATGATTCTTTTTTCACGGTTTTAAAAATGCCACGAGTGTCCCATAGTGTGCTGTCAAAATCGCAATCGCCAAAACAGCGATTTCCAACACAAAATACAAGATCATGCGAAATCGATAGCGGCCGAGTGTCAATCGGATCAGCCACGTCAACAGCAACAGAAGAATTGTCTCGCTTGCCATTATGATATGACGATGAAGTTGTGACACACCCGCTGCTGTTGAGATTTGCACATGACTGGCCAGGATTCCGCCAATACCGGCAAGTGCCACAAATGACAACAATGCAAACAATGCGCAAACAAACGCTATCCTTGCATAAAACCGCGGCGGGCGCAGAATAGCGATAAAATCGAAAAACAAGGCGCCTAATACGAAAAGGATAAAAGCAGCGGCAAAGATTCCATGTACAAATACCAGCAAAACCTGTTCACTCCCAAAGCAAGATTCCATTCTATACTAGCATGATTTTTTGCCGGGAGTCGTGAACGTTTTACGACATCAATTTATATACACATCCGGCAGCCATCACAAGATTCAAGATCGCCAGCTCAACGGCCGCCAGACGTTTTTTCTTCTTCCACAAATACCAGATATACCGGCAAGTATAGATAAAACCTACACCGACAGCCCCATATAAAAGAATTGTAGACATCCCTTTACCTCCGCGGGTTTTCTAACTGTTTGCCAGCCGTTAGAATCTTGACATGAACATCCACTTTTACATCTGCCTGGCAAAACGCTTTCCCCCAATCGTAAGTTTTCCAATCCCCGGTGTATAGAAAATGATGCCGCGCTTTCCATTCAAAATGAAAAGGATCCCCCTTGTATTTTGTCTGGAACCGTTTTACAAGTGCATTGGCCTGTTTGGATAGTATATAGTTAACGAATTTTTCCAATTTCAGTCGATTTTTTGTATTTGTTACAAAGTTGTCTCCGCTTTGAATCGCAACAATCTTTGCATTCAATTCGACTTTCTCTTGAATCGATTTTAAATGATTCCCATTCCACTGCATCTTTATATCGGGGCTTCCCGACTGGAATAAAGTGAGTGCAACTCCGTACTTGGACTTTGGCTTCAAGGGGTTGGCAAAATTGCGATAGATTTCTTCGCTTTCCCCTTGAATCATTAACAGCAGTTGTGTATCTACCGTTCCCAATTTTCCAATCATATATTTTTTCCCAAAAACAGCAGTTCCCATTAATTCGACCGGATTTCCACCTTTCAACCGGAATTGATCTCCATACAAATAGTTATCCGATTTTGACAAATCTTGATTCCCATTGCTGTCTGCCAATACGGGCAGTGCAGAAGAATTGAAACTTGACGATGACGGTTGTTTATTGCTTCCCTTGTCCCGAATTTTTATTTTTTGCGGATCTTGATAGGAACTCAAGATCGTAATCGGCAGCCCTTGTCCGCCTTCCAGCGTCCGCAAGAAGGAATGCAAACGGATATTCGGCCACAATCCCGTCGTTTGCCAGAGCGGGTAAATCATTTCGAAAAATTTATAAGGGGTTTGCTCCAAAAGCGGTTGATTGCGATAAATAAACTCTTTTGCTTTCCCTTCTGTCACGATTAATAACATATCGCGGCGAAAGGAGTGATCCCGCAATGCAGATGATAAAAACCGCAAAATGTCGTGTGTGCGAACCAACGCTTCGCCAACAATCAAAACGTTTGTATGTTCAAAGGAATACCTGCGGCTGACGGTCGTATTTCCGAAAAATTTGGCAGTCAACGGCCCTTCCAACAGATAGGTGACCGTTTCCGATGCTGTCGGTCCCTCACCCTTTCCTCCGCCTCCTTGACTTGTTGCACCTTGTGGCGAAGCTGACTGCAACGTAACCTGAATTTTGCCGTTCTTCCCTTGATCAAGCCCGACGGTCGTAATATATGTAAAATCCTCCAACTCATGCTGATCCCAACATCCCGTCAGCAACAGCGCACTGACGATCATACTCATGCCGGCCAGCCAAATCATTTTTTTCATCGATTCGCCAACTCTTTCTCTGATTGCTTCCATATGCCAT
Above is a window of Fodinisporobacter ferrooxydans DNA encoding:
- the bshB2 gene encoding bacillithiol biosynthesis deacetylase BshB2 encodes the protein MERHVLVVLPHPDDESFGCGGAIALHTNAGTPVTYACGTLGEMGRNMGRPFFATRESLPKIREKELRNACDALAVRDLRLMGLRDKTVEFEDPERLADRIEAFIKELQPSLILTFYPGHAVHPDHDAMGAATIRAVARFAKENRPVVHCMAITKNRETILGKPDVTIDISAVREQKLNAIKAHRSQTEALFANWEEEKKKNPDYIKRMEQNWQKEVYWTYSFEN
- a CDS encoding DUF378 domain-containing protein, with translation MNKFALTLVVIGALNWLLVGLFQFDLVAAIFGGQTAVLSRIIYTLIGLSGIWCISLLFRERITP
- a CDS encoding Ger(x)C family spore germination protein, with the protein product MKKMIWLAGMSMIVSALLLTGCWDQHELEDFTYITTVGLDQGKNGKIQVTLQSASPQGATSQGGGGKGEGPTASETVTYLLEGPLTAKFFGNTTVSRRYSFEHTNVLIVGEALVRTHDILRFLSSALRDHSFRRDMLLIVTEGKAKEFIYRNQPLLEQTPYKFFEMIYPLWQTTGLWPNIRLHSFLRTLEGGQGLPITILSSYQDPQKIKIRDKGSNKQPSSSSFNSSALPVLADSNGNQDLSKSDNYLYGDQFRLKGGNPVELMGTAVFGKKYMIGKLGTVDTQLLLMIQGESEEIYRNFANPLKPKSKYGVALTLFQSGSPDIKMQWNGNHLKSIQEKVELNAKIVAIQSGDNFVTNTKNRLKLEKFVNYILSKQANALVKRFQTKYKGDPFHFEWKARHHFLYTGDWKTYDWGKAFCQADVKVDVHVKILTAGKQLENPRR
- a CDS encoding TerC family protein — encoded protein: MLTILNVALMNLLLSSDNILIISLVGKTVDKSKRFTVLMFSLLVSVILQLGILFVIAFLFQFSFLQSVFGVLMCYMAYHLLSQHITKEEKIRHQSVSSAVGKIVVGNLMMSFENDAALIPISNGNVWMAWIGVLATLPLIFLGSHSIFWLLEKYHVIVYIGSVILFKIGMDLVFTYAYINTFAALGSWFLTGLFALFVVYKYAKARSAA
- a CDS encoding YojF family protein; the encoded protein is MHEVQAALDRFANQELYLHLETTAGAYAAHRNEKALQVGAYIRNGRIRYERGVITGGGPYRIGLKIELGWVYAEGLTDWEIDAQGRILLAGHDQDGRLAVALELSPNPFAI